In Phocoena sinus isolate mPhoSin1 chromosome 10, mPhoSin1.pri, whole genome shotgun sequence, a single genomic region encodes these proteins:
- the ANKRD33 gene encoding photoreceptor ankyrin repeat protein codes for MVACYHGFQSVVALLSRCPFLDVNQQDKEGDTALMLAAQAGHVPLVSLLINYYAGLDLERRDQRGLTALMKAAMRDRSECVAALLMAGADLTAVDPVRGKTALEWAFLTDSFDTVQRIQQLLRRPQVEQLSHHYQPEWPALPGLVAQAQAQAAPSFLERLQATLSLPFVQSPQEGGVLDHLVTVTTSLASPFLTTACHTLCPDHPPALGTRSKSVPELLVEARAQVCRESKAVPSCLEIPGAQDGEEEAGGGQAGTEPGDEGIGRAGTR; via the exons ATGGTCGCATGCTACCACGGCTTCCAAAGTGTTGTGGCCCTGCTCAGCCGCTGTCCTTTCCTGGATGTGAACCAGCAGGACAAAGAAGGAGACACAGCCCTCATGCTGGCTGCCCAAGCAG GCCATGTGCCTCTGGTGAGTCTCCTGATCAACTACTATGCTGGCCTTGACCTGGAGCGCCGGGACCAGCGGGGGCTAACTGCGCTGATGAAGGCCGCCATGCGGGACCGCTCCGAATGCGTGGCTGCCCTCCTCATGGCAG GTGCCGACCTGACTGCAGTGGATCCTGTCAGGGGCAAGACAGCCCTGGAGTGGGCATTTCTGACCGACAGCTTCGACACGGTGCAAAGGATCCAGCAGCTGCTGCGGCGGCCCCAAGTGGAGCAGCTCAGCCATCATTACCAGCCTGAGTGGCCAGCCTTGCCCGGGCTTGTGGCACAGGCCCAGGCTCAGGCCGCCCCGTCTTTCCTAGAACGACTTCAGGCCACCTTGAGCCTCCCCTTCGTGCAGTCTCCTCAGGAGGGGGGTGTCCTGGACCACCTTGTGACCGTCACGACCAGCCTGGCGAGTCCTTTCCTCACCACTGCCTGCCACACCCTGTGCCCTGACCACCCACCTGCACTGGGCACCCGAAGCAAGTCTGTGCCAGAGCTGCTAG TGGAAGCCAGAGCCCAGGTCTGCAGGGAATCGAAGGCTGTCCCTTCCTGTCTGGAGATACCAGGAGCtcaggatggagaggaggaggcaggaggaggccaGGCTGGCACAGAGCCAGGGGACGAAGGGATAGGCCGGGCTGGGACTAGGTAA